Proteins found in one Triticum aestivum cultivar Chinese Spring chromosome 4D, IWGSC CS RefSeq v2.1, whole genome shotgun sequence genomic segment:
- the LOC123095697 gene encoding protein NRT1/ PTR FAMILY 8.3, with translation MEAAAADEERPLLHLQPYNQDVGSEYAGDGSVDINNQPALKRNTGNWRACYMILAVEFCECVAFFAIASNLVTYLTTVLHESKVAAARDVSAWVGACFLAPLIGAFLADTYLGRYWTMVVSLPVYTIGMLVLTVSASVPTSYYHGDVHHAVVVYLGLYLAALGTGGIKPCASAFGADQFDSGDPTELEKKGSFFNWYYFLINLGSLLSSTLLVWLQDNGWWGLGFAIPTVLMALGLAVFVGGSRVYRFRKLRASPFTSICQVLVAAVRKWHVQLPDDTSPLYEPTSSSSAPESSHNIQHTNQFRFLDKAATVLPPLDKTCTALPMCSWSLCTVTQVEELKILLRMFPVWASFVVFYSVAGQTASTFIEQGMVMDNHVGQFAIPPASLSIVSVFSVLIGVFIYESVLVPLARRYTGKAKGFSQTQRLGIGFALSMLTMVYSAMLEMKRLAVAQASGLADQNVPVPVSILWQVPAYVMHGAAGVFAGIGMIEFFYDEAPYTMKSLCAAFSQLAVASAAYFNALVFSVVAVATTHSDAPGWIPDNLNEGHLDYFFWMMAALSLLNLAQFVHYSMRYREKATS, from the exons atggaagcagcagcagcagacgagGAGAGGCCCCTGCTTCATCTCCAACCGTATAATCAG GATGTAGGTTCAGAATACGCCGGCGATGGATCTGTTGACATCAACAATCAGCCTGCTCTCAAGCGCAACACAGGCAATTGGAGGGCGTGCTACATGATTTTAG CCGTCGAGTTCTGTGAATGCGTCGCCTTCTTCGCAATCGCGTCGAACTTGGTGACCTACCTCACCACCGTGCTCCACGAAAGCAAGGTTGCCGCTGCGCGGGATGTGTCTGCCTGGGTCGGCGCATGCTTCCTCGCACCACTTATCGGGGCCTTCTTGGCCGACACATATCTGGGAAGATACTGGACGATGGTTGTTTCCCTTCCGGTCTACACCATC GGGATGCTCGTGCTCACGGTTTCAGCATCAGTCCCGACATCCTACTACCATGGTGATGTTCATCATGCTGTGGTGGTGTACCTGGGACTCTATCTTGCCGCACTTGGGACCGGTGGCATCAAACCCTGCGCGTCGGCCTTCGGCGCCGACCAGTTCGACAGCGGGGACCCGACGGAGCTGGAGAAGAAGGGCTCCTTCTTCAACTGGTACTACTTCCTGATCAATCTTGGCTCCCTTCTGTCCAGCACACTGCTTGTTTGGCTGCAGGACAATGGTTGGTGGGGGCTCGGTTTCGCGATCCCAACAGTGCTCATGGCCTTGGGCCTAGCAGTATTTGTTGGTGGCTCCAGAGTGTACAGGTTCAGGAAGCTGAGAGCAAGCCCATTCACGAGTATCTGTCAGGTGCTCGTTGCGGCCGTCAGGAAGTGGCATGTGCAACTACCAGATGATACATCGCCCTTGTACGAGCCGACCAGTTCGTCATCTGCACCTGAATCAAGTCACAATATTCAGCATACGAATCAGTTCAG GTTTCTAGACAAGGCTGCCACTGTGCTGCCCCCGTTAGACAAGACATGCACGGCGTTGCCGATGTGTTCATGGAGTCTCTGCACAGTGACCCAAGTTGAGGAGCTAAAGATACTGCTACGGATGTTCCCCGTATGGGCCTCGTTCGTGGTCTTCTACTCAGTCGCTGGGCAGACCGCATCGACGTTTATCGAGCAGGGGATGGTCATGGACAACCATGTCGGCCAGTTCGCAATCCCACCTGCCTCCCTCTCCATTGTCAGCGTGTTCAGCGTCCTTATCGGGGTTTTCATCTACGAATCTGTGCTGGTGCCACTCGCGCGGCGTTACACTGGCAAGGCGAAGGGCTTCTCGCAGACGCAGCGCCTTGGAATCGGCTTTGCGCTGTCCATGCTGACCATGGTCTACTCAGCAATGCTCGAGATGAAGAGGCTGGCGGTCGCGCAAGCCAGCGGCCTGGCAGACCAGAATGTGCCCGTGCCGGTGAGCATTCTGTGGCAAGTGCCTGCATATGTAATGCATGGTGCAGCTGGGGTTTTCGCAGGAATCGGCATGATAGAGTTCTTCTACGATGAGGCCCCTTACACCATGAAGAGCCTTTGTGCAGCATTCTCGCAGCTTGCAGTTGCGTCCGCGGCTTACTTCAACGCACTCGTATTTAGTGTTGTTGCGGTGGCCACCACGCACAGTGATGCGCCTGGATGGATCCCGGATAATCTGAATGAAGGGCATTTGGACTATTTTTTCTGGATGATGGCTGCTCTTAGCTTACTGAACCTGGCCCAGTTCGTGCACTACTCCATGAGGTATAGAGAGAAGGCAACTTCTTGA